A window of Pedobacter lusitanus contains these coding sequences:
- a CDS encoding AsmA family protein — MKKVLKITGISIVSLILLILLVPYLIPGTISKEIETRINDNINGKVEFESTSLSFFKHFPSLTLSLNNFTLKGSAPFEKETLIQAKQLSFRLNLSTIFSKQVRIDQVFLDQANINIQVDEKGNANYNVYKSSNSPKSSPDSSSAAIKIEGIFINKSNLVYNDKSIPMKVSAKGLNYTGNGDLSKAIFDLKSNARIDSLDLYYDNAPYLLHKKIDAKLLTKINTNSLDLMFNENDLRINTLPILFVGKFSFLKDGYDINFRTAAKETDLHNIFNVLPPSIANRLQKTTVKGYAELNASLIGKYIAKRRIMPTLSFNIKVREGEIANAKAPEAITKLYLNLQMKLPSLNPDSLYIDMDSLYFNMGKDYVKSVFKLNGLKKPKVHIDTRGSIDLTKWGKIFEVSNLRGTYTINLKADGQFTRRIVRSGIRQIDTVSVIPKFTLKSSLRNGYFKYPSLHASIDQINFNIDGHNNDGNYKHTELNISDINVQALSNYIRGSASILPGQMAIDVKLKSMINLAQIKEFYPLKDLELNGELNMDLQSKGVYNKKRKTFPVTKAFFKLSNGRIKTAHFAQPMEQIVVDGTLINRDGTLRGTQVNIKPVSFIMTGQPFQLKAAVRNFENVSYNITSKGTIDIGKMYQFFAVKGYNVNGTVFTDLSLKGLQSDAMAGNYQKLNNKGRLIVNNINLQSDLFPKSFLIKNGVFSFAQDNMKFEKFKASYGKSDFTMDGQLGNIINYVLTPNAKLTGNFNFQSNRIFADELMVYNTPQPIPGTPAGSNGVILIPSNLDVTLSADAGTVFYNDLQIKNAKGSLVLKDGTLALNQTSFNLIDAAVNMDATYKSITPKSAVFDYHISAKEFDIARAYKEIKIFRTLATSASKVKGVVGLDYQLSGKLNQDMMPVYPSLKGAGVLSLKKVSLSGFKMMNAVSKATRRDSLNNPDLRDVQIKSAINKNIITIERFKMRIAGFRPRFEGQVSFDGRLNMSGRIGLPPFGLIGIPLTITGTQDKPVITLKRNKEAKLEEKEEE; from the coding sequence TTGAAAAAAGTACTGAAAATCACCGGAATAAGTATTGTCTCCTTAATTCTGCTGATCCTGTTAGTCCCCTATCTCATACCGGGCACTATATCAAAAGAGATAGAGACACGCATAAATGATAATATTAATGGAAAAGTTGAATTTGAAAGCACGAGTTTATCTTTCTTCAAACACTTTCCTTCGCTAACACTCAGCCTCAATAATTTTACTTTAAAGGGCTCAGCCCCATTTGAAAAAGAGACGCTGATTCAGGCTAAGCAATTATCCTTCCGTCTAAATCTGAGTACTATTTTCTCCAAACAGGTCAGGATTGATCAGGTATTTCTGGATCAGGCTAATATCAATATTCAGGTAGACGAGAAAGGAAATGCCAATTACAATGTCTACAAAAGCAGTAACAGCCCTAAAAGCTCTCCCGACAGCAGCTCCGCAGCCATAAAGATTGAAGGAATTTTCATCAATAAAAGTAACCTGGTTTATAATGATAAATCAATTCCGATGAAAGTTAGTGCAAAAGGATTAAATTATACAGGTAACGGCGATCTGAGCAAAGCAATTTTCGACCTGAAAAGTAATGCCAGAATAGATTCACTGGATTTATATTATGATAATGCACCTTACCTGCTGCACAAAAAGATAGATGCAAAACTGCTGACCAAGATCAATACAAACTCACTTGACCTGATGTTCAATGAAAATGATCTGAGAATAAATACGCTGCCCATCCTTTTTGTAGGTAAATTTTCATTCCTGAAAGACGGATATGATATTAATTTCAGGACAGCTGCTAAAGAAACTGATCTTCATAACATTTTCAATGTATTGCCGCCATCAATTGCCAACCGGCTGCAAAAGACAACGGTTAAAGGTTATGCTGAGCTTAATGCGTCTTTAATAGGTAAGTACATTGCAAAACGCAGGATCATGCCTACATTATCTTTTAATATCAAAGTACGGGAGGGTGAGATCGCCAATGCAAAAGCACCGGAAGCCATCACTAAGCTGTATCTGAATTTGCAGATGAAGCTGCCCAGCTTAAATCCTGACAGTTTATATATTGATATGGACAGCCTGTATTTTAACATGGGCAAAGATTATGTAAAATCAGTGTTTAAACTAAACGGCTTAAAAAAACCTAAAGTCCATATTGATACCAGAGGATCAATAGACTTAACCAAATGGGGGAAAATATTTGAGGTAAGCAACTTAAGAGGCACTTACACTATAAATCTTAAAGCTGACGGACAGTTTACCAGAAGAATAGTCAGAAGTGGTATCAGACAGATAGATACGGTCAGTGTGATCCCAAAATTCACCCTGAAATCATCCCTGCGTAACGGATATTTCAAATATCCTTCGCTGCATGCTTCAATTGATCAGATCAACTTCAATATTGACGGGCATAACAACGACGGGAACTATAAACATACAGAATTGAATATCAGCGATATTAATGTGCAGGCATTAAGCAATTATATCAGAGGATCGGCCAGTATATTACCTGGTCAGATGGCTATAGATGTCAAGTTAAAATCGATGATCAATCTGGCCCAGATCAAAGAGTTTTATCCGCTGAAAGACCTTGAATTGAATGGTGAGCTGAACATGGATCTGCAAAGCAAGGGTGTTTACAATAAAAAAAGAAAAACTTTCCCGGTCACAAAAGCATTTTTCAAACTGTCAAACGGAAGAATTAAAACTGCTCATTTTGCGCAGCCTATGGAGCAGATTGTAGTTGATGGAACACTGATTAACAGGGATGGCACTTTAAGAGGTACTCAGGTCAATATCAAACCTGTCTCCTTTATCATGACCGGCCAGCCATTCCAGTTGAAAGCAGCAGTCAGAAACTTTGAAAATGTATCTTATAATATCACTTCAAAAGGCACCATAGATATCGGAAAAATGTATCAGTTTTTTGCTGTCAAAGGATATAATGTCAACGGAACGGTATTTACTGACCTGTCCTTAAAAGGGCTTCAGAGTGATGCAATGGCTGGAAATTATCAAAAACTTAATAACAAAGGCCGCCTGATCGTGAATAATATCAATCTTCAGTCTGATCTCTTTCCAAAATCATTCCTGATCAAAAATGGTGTCTTTTCTTTCGCGCAGGATAACATGAAATTTGAGAAATTCAAAGCCAGTTATGGAAAGTCAGATTTTACGATGGATGGTCAGCTGGGCAATATCATTAACTATGTACTGACGCCAAATGCAAAGCTGACAGGGAATTTCAATTTTCAGAGTAATCGCATTTTTGCTGATGAGTTAATGGTGTATAATACACCTCAGCCTATCCCGGGCACACCTGCAGGAAGCAATGGGGTAATCCTTATTCCTTCCAATCTGGATGTTACTTTATCTGCTGATGCGGGTACGGTATTCTATAATGATCTCCAAATCAAAAATGCAAAAGGCAGTCTGGTTTTAAAGGATGGGACATTAGCCTTAAACCAAACCAGCTTTAACCTGATAGATGCTGCAGTTAATATGGATGCTACTTATAAAAGTATAACACCTAAATCTGCAGTTTTTGACTATCATATTTCGGCCAAAGAATTTGATATTGCAAGAGCTTATAAGGAGATTAAAATCTTCAGAACGCTCGCCACTTCGGCTTCAAAGGTAAAAGGTGTGGTTGGTCTGGACTATCAATTATCAGGAAAACTGAATCAGGATATGATGCCGGTATATCCTTCACTTAAAGGAGCTGGTGTATTATCCTTAAAGAAAGTTAGCTTAAGCGGTTTTAAAATGATGAATGCAGTGAGTAAAGCAACACGCAGAGATAGTTTAAATAATCCTGATTTACGTGATGTACAGATTAAATCTGCTATCAATAAGAATATCATTACTATAGAAAGATTTAAGATGCGCATTGCTGGTTTCAGACCACGTTTTGAGGGACAGGTTAGTTTTGACGGCCGCTTAAATATGAGCGGAAGAATAGGCTTACCTCCTTTCGGCCTGATTGGTATTCCCCTGACAATTACCGGAACACAGGATAAACCAGTTATCACTTTAAAAAGAAACAAAGAGGCTAAACTCGAAGAAAAAGAGGAAGAATAG
- a CDS encoding TetR/AcrR family transcriptional regulator translates to MRTRDIEKENLVKKIAVETIAEGGFESFSMNKLAKACGISVATLYIYYKDKDDLLSQLALEHGKLMGESMLYNFDTEASFEDGLRLQWENRYRYLINNPTLIRFNEQMRASVYQEQFLSALMENALVPFKKFNENIVARGEVKEMPFEVFWSVAFAPLYALIKFNNEGQSLGGRPFKMTDAMLWEAFHLVVRGLRE, encoded by the coding sequence ATGAGAACAAGAGATATAGAGAAAGAGAATCTGGTCAAAAAAATCGCTGTAGAAACTATTGCAGAAGGCGGTTTTGAAAGTTTTAGTATGAATAAGCTTGCCAAAGCCTGTGGTATTTCCGTAGCCACACTTTACATTTATTACAAAGACAAAGATGATCTTCTTTCTCAGCTTGCACTTGAACATGGTAAACTAATGGGAGAATCAATGCTCTACAATTTTGATACGGAAGCCTCATTTGAAGACGGATTGCGCCTGCAGTGGGAGAATCGTTACCGTTACCTGATCAATAATCCTACACTGATTCGTTTCAATGAACAAATGAGAGCCTCTGTTTACCAGGAACAATTTCTTTCAGCTTTGATGGAAAATGCTTTGGTGCCTTTTAAAAAGTTTAATGAGAATATAGTAGCCAGGGGAGAAGTAAAGGAAATGCCTTTTGAGGTTTTCTGGTCGGTTGCATTTGCTCCGCTGTATGCACTAATCAAATTTAACAACGAGGGGCAAAGTCTCGGAGGAAGACCATTCAAAATGACAGATGCTATGTTATGGGAGGCTTTTCATCTTGTTGTGAGAGGATTGAGAGAATAA
- a CDS encoding MFS transporter, with translation METKGTIPFSGYQKIVIFILAMTQFTVILDFMVMSPLGDMLIKSLSMKPSSFGIAVSAYAFSAGISGLLTAGFADRFDRKKLLLFFYTGFIVGTFLCSLANSFELLVAARIITGLFGGVISSISMAIITDLFSLQQRGRVMGFIQMGFGASQVLGIPIGLYIANKWGWESPFVMVAIVAVIIAVLIVTVLKPINKHLGLQRDQSAFKHLWHTVSKKNYRIGFAATAALSIGGFMMMPFGSVFAVNNLRVTPEELPLLFMVSGVSSLVIMPLIGRLSDTVSKFRIFSIASIWTMIICVAYTNLSATPFWIVIGLNVLMMIGIMSRMVPSSALTSAIPDMADRGAFMSINSSMQQIAGGIAAAASGMIVVQQTKFSPIEHYDTVGFVVVAVTLISIFLMYRVNKLTKKKPEAAPDVEKAELLAAEF, from the coding sequence ATGGAAACTAAAGGAACTATACCTTTTTCAGGCTATCAAAAGATCGTCATCTTTATTTTAGCAATGACTCAATTTACTGTTATACTTGACTTTATGGTGATGTCTCCTTTAGGAGATATGCTGATTAAGTCATTAAGTATGAAACCTTCATCTTTCGGGATTGCAGTTTCTGCTTATGCTTTCAGCGCAGGGATTTCAGGTTTATTAACCGCAGGTTTTGCGGATCGTTTTGATCGTAAAAAACTGCTTTTATTTTTTTACACAGGTTTTATTGTAGGAACCTTTTTATGCAGTCTGGCCAATTCTTTTGAACTGCTGGTAGCTGCACGTATTATCACAGGCTTATTTGGCGGTGTAATCAGTTCTATCTCTATGGCTATTATTACAGATCTTTTCAGTTTACAGCAGAGAGGAAGAGTGATGGGATTTATACAGATGGGTTTTGGTGCAAGCCAGGTACTGGGTATTCCAATCGGTTTATATATTGCCAATAAATGGGGATGGGAGTCTCCATTTGTTATGGTTGCAATAGTTGCAGTCATTATAGCTGTTCTAATTGTAACAGTGTTAAAGCCAATTAACAAACATCTTGGTTTACAGCGTGATCAATCTGCATTCAAACATCTCTGGCATACGGTTTCAAAGAAGAATTACAGAATTGGTTTTGCTGCAACAGCAGCGCTTTCTATAGGTGGTTTTATGATGATGCCTTTTGGTAGTGTGTTTGCAGTAAACAATTTACGTGTTACTCCCGAAGAATTACCCTTATTATTTATGGTATCAGGAGTAAGTTCACTGGTCATTATGCCGCTGATCGGCCGTTTAAGTGATACAGTAAGTAAATTTAGAATTTTCAGTATTGCTTCAATCTGGACGATGATTATCTGTGTGGCCTATACCAATTTATCTGCAACACCATTTTGGATTGTGATAGGTCTGAATGTGCTGATGATGATAGGAATAATGAGCAGGATGGTTCCGTCTTCGGCCTTAACCAGTGCAATTCCTGACATGGCAGACAGAGGTGCATTTATGAGTATTAACTCTTCTATGCAGCAGATTGCCGGAGGTATTGCTGCAGCAGCATCAGGAATGATAGTTGTTCAGCAAACTAAATTCAGCCCGATAGAACATTATGATACTGTTGGTTTTGTTGTCGTTGCGGTTACTTTAATCAGTATTTTTCTGATGTACAGAGTAAACAAACTGACTAAAAAGAAACCGGAAGCAGCTCCTGATGTTGAAAAAGCAGAATTGTTAGCAGCAGAGTTTTAA
- a CDS encoding DUF6266 family protein — protein MAIIQEGTVLAGIRGRIGNVVIYTWKNKVCARSLPAKPRKKRPRTIPQQAQANKMKVLSPFLNAVTPFLRTGFKQIAEERNITANNAAKSVNMLTGVKGEFPNQEINWDTILVADGPLQKPENVTVQVAENAFHFKWDKDKTETGNPGDRAIILLYSKTYRRPHINYSGARRDELKDTFYLDPFYLKKNTYEVFIAFKDVMSDEVSKSVYCGRFIT, from the coding sequence ATGGCAATTATACAGGAAGGCACCGTACTGGCAGGTATCAGAGGAAGAATCGGAAACGTCGTTATTTATACCTGGAAGAACAAGGTATGCGCACGGTCATTACCTGCCAAACCCCGTAAAAAAAGACCTAGAACTATCCCTCAGCAGGCTCAGGCCAATAAAATGAAGGTATTAAGTCCGTTTTTAAATGCTGTTACTCCATTTTTGAGAACCGGCTTCAAACAAATAGCCGAAGAGCGGAACATTACGGCAAACAATGCAGCCAAATCCGTGAATATGCTGACAGGCGTTAAAGGTGAATTTCCTAACCAGGAGATCAATTGGGATACGATTCTGGTAGCCGATGGCCCACTCCAAAAACCAGAAAATGTAACCGTTCAGGTAGCAGAAAATGCCTTTCATTTCAAATGGGATAAGGATAAAACCGAAACGGGTAATCCGGGTGACAGGGCTATCATTCTGTTATACAGTAAAACCTACAGGCGCCCCCATATCAATTACAGTGGTGCCCGCAGAGACGAGTTAAAAGACACCTTTTACCTCGATCCTTTTTACCTGAAAAAGAATACCTACGAAGTATTTATAGCCTTTAAAGATGTCATGAGCGACGAAGTGTCCAAAAGCGTCTATTGCGGCAGATTCATAACCTGA
- a CDS encoding helix-turn-helix domain-containing protein: protein MKNTEISQKIKELRNRKGFSQEQLAETANINLRTVQRIEAGETEPRGDTLKRIANALNVAPDELIDRAEQDDKGFLVFLNISALCFIVFPLLGIIVPLVIWMLKKDKVRNINETGKRLVNFQITWCLVVFLLYALVLISVMFNVSIPLPNLSEHSNGIMEIIMIMPVFYVINGVMILINSIRCYHKKKVLYQPAIRFLR from the coding sequence ATGAAAAATACAGAGATATCTCAAAAAATTAAGGAACTGCGTAACCGTAAAGGTTTTAGTCAGGAGCAATTGGCTGAGACTGCTAATATTAATCTGAGAACGGTTCAGAGAATCGAAGCCGGTGAAACTGAACCAAGGGGTGATACATTGAAAAGAATAGCAAATGCGCTAAACGTTGCCCCTGATGAATTGATAGACCGGGCTGAACAGGATGACAAGGGATTTTTAGTGTTTCTAAATATATCTGCACTGTGTTTTATTGTATTTCCTTTGTTAGGAATTATCGTTCCGCTTGTTATCTGGATGTTAAAGAAAGACAAGGTTAGAAATATTAACGAAACTGGAAAACGTCTTGTGAATTTTCAAATTACATGGTGTTTAGTTGTATTCTTGTTATATGCCCTCGTTTTAATTAGTGTGATGTTCAATGTGTCAATCCCACTTCCAAATCTCAGTGAACACAGTAATGGGATAATGGAAATAATTATGATTATGCCTGTATTTTATGTAATCAATGGAGTGATGATCCTCATTAATAGTATTAGATGTTATCATAAGAAAAAGGTGTTATACCAGCCTGCTATTAGATTTCTAAGATGA
- a CDS encoding glycosyltransferase family A protein — protein MRNVLSFLPHISEEEIYVGIDQGLTEDLFQLKNDYANVSFYNFTPNPVGPYVIRNRLINLSDNELIFFQDSDDMPCSDRFERISDYMRKHDCQLCGSHELRLDYYNRTVQAVRFLTDVTAALKSGPWHSLLHPTSAITRKAFNECGKLSEVRIFGNDTKFLFNSFFILKSIKNINEFLYIRRRHPGSLTTSPETMIGSVIRKTLGYKWSYDFEQVKNGVLKLEDSSLRHEGSQLIYEVRKL, from the coding sequence TTGAGAAATGTCCTCTCTTTTTTACCGCATATAAGTGAAGAAGAAATATATGTCGGTATTGACCAGGGATTAACAGAAGACCTATTTCAACTCAAAAATGACTATGCTAACGTCTCTTTTTATAATTTCACACCTAATCCGGTTGGCCCTTACGTAATCAGAAATAGGCTGATCAATTTGAGTGACAATGAACTTATCTTTTTTCAAGATTCGGATGATATGCCTTGTTCAGATCGATTTGAAAGAATATCAGATTATATGAGAAAGCATGATTGCCAGTTATGTGGCTCTCACGAACTCAGATTGGATTATTATAATAGAACTGTTCAAGCAGTTCGATTTCTGACAGATGTAACTGCCGCATTAAAATCAGGTCCCTGGCATTCACTGCTTCATCCAACTTCTGCAATCACAAGAAAAGCATTCAATGAGTGCGGGAAACTATCAGAAGTGAGAATTTTTGGGAATGACACCAAGTTTTTGTTCAACAGTTTTTTTATTTTGAAAAGTATAAAGAATATAAATGAGTTCTTATATATCCGGAGAAGGCATCCCGGTTCCCTCACTACTTCTCCTGAAACCATGATTGGATCGGTTATAAGGAAAACGTTAGGGTATAAATGGAGTTATGACTTTGAGCAGGTAAAAAACGGAGTTCTAAAACTTGAAGATTCAAGCTTAAGGCATGAAGGCTCGCAATTAATATATGAGGTTAGGAAATTATGA
- a CDS encoding glycosyltransferase family 117 protein — MKLTAQQHLEIRQHLLGLSLTENIFDELYDHLITSLEQKPSSAKFNMTDVRELIDTEFSDLINTPEEKKKYNRINVIAGFILFSIALLTYWLTMEPTASFYDCGEFIATANRLQVGHQPGAPLFLMIGKLFSLLAMGNTANIAYWINFSAVLASATTIMFLFWTITALAAKVYRREKIGKKTYSIIAAGAIGALAYTFSDTFWFSAVESEVYALSSLFTAVTFWAILRWESDTNNRWLVFISFIVGLSIGVHLLSLLTIPAVTLVYYFKKTEKPGLIGITKAFLTGCVIVGIVQFVLIQYFVLFAARTDLLFVNTFGLFFGSGALFFVLMFAILMYLAIHYSVRRQKYNLNMGLLCLVFILFGFSSYLMILIRADAKTNINLSNPDQPFSLYEYLGRVNYGSTPLVYGNTFDAKVVENKETGNTYRKGTSKYEISGKTYKTTYDKNMLFPRTFSQKPGHDKYYQQWLNLSEGQTPTFTQNLTFFTSWQLNYMYWRYFLWNFVGRQNDIQGHGGIENGNWISGIKTLDAIRLGNQSDLPATVTTNAAHNVYYGFPLILGIAGLIWLYRRNKTDVIVILTLFFFTGIAIILYLNQDPLQPRERDYAYVGSFYAFAIFIGFGVLAVKEILSRVTRQRLSLIMATGICLLTVPVLMGIQGWDDHDRSHKSTATDWAKNYLNSCAPNAILFTNADNDTFPLWYAQEVEGFRTDVRVICMQFLPDASFINQLKKRVNNSAPLPISMGEEKYVSGVRDYLPYVDYGLTDSVELKDLFSVMTSDNKEDQVQMTDGSFMNFLPARKLKLTVDAEQLVKTHTITPAQKANVAKTMEWSFNKSYVSKGDLALFDILVHNNWERPIYFATSVSEDTYAGLDKYLYLEGYAYRLLPFKSETNDLRDKSDKTNSDVMYSNVMNKIDYSGFHKASYLDQESKRIVFSTWGFNNTLAANLIMEGKPAQATRLLQKCLKDLPLNNYTVRDTINRIYTIQNLYALNHQKEANLLTKQTTDFLAHEFNYVCTLSPEFQQGYLQNTRISLYVLGELDKLTAGYKQQELNKTIKSIYSQMIDQSGISRS; from the coding sequence ATGAAGCTAACTGCCCAACAGCATTTGGAAATTCGTCAGCATCTTCTGGGCTTATCGCTGACAGAAAATATATTTGATGAATTATATGATCATCTGATTACTTCCCTGGAGCAAAAACCATCATCAGCCAAATTCAATATGACTGATGTACGTGAGCTGATTGATACAGAATTCAGTGATCTTATAAATACCCCGGAAGAAAAGAAGAAATACAACCGCATCAATGTCATTGCTGGTTTTATACTTTTTAGTATTGCTCTGCTTACCTACTGGTTAACCATGGAGCCTACCGCCAGTTTTTACGACTGCGGGGAGTTTATCGCTACTGCCAACAGATTACAGGTTGGACACCAGCCAGGCGCACCACTTTTTCTGATGATCGGTAAGTTATTCAGTCTGCTTGCTATGGGTAACACTGCAAATATTGCCTACTGGATCAATTTCAGTGCTGTTCTGGCCAGTGCGACTACGATCATGTTTTTATTCTGGACCATAACCGCACTGGCTGCAAAAGTTTACAGAAGAGAAAAAATCGGCAAAAAGACTTACAGTATTATAGCTGCCGGCGCAATAGGTGCCCTGGCCTATACCTTTTCTGATACTTTCTGGTTTTCGGCCGTAGAATCAGAAGTTTATGCGCTTTCCTCGTTATTTACCGCAGTTACCTTCTGGGCTATACTCCGGTGGGAAAGCGACACCAATAACCGTTGGCTGGTTTTTATATCTTTTATCGTAGGTCTTTCCATTGGCGTGCATTTACTGAGTTTACTGACCATCCCTGCGGTAACTTTAGTTTACTACTTTAAAAAAACAGAGAAACCAGGACTTATTGGTATCACCAAAGCTTTTCTGACAGGTTGTGTGATTGTTGGAATAGTACAGTTTGTACTGATCCAGTATTTTGTGCTTTTTGCTGCCAGAACCGACCTCCTGTTTGTCAATACTTTCGGCCTGTTTTTTGGCTCCGGAGCGCTATTCTTTGTCCTGATGTTTGCCATACTCATGTACCTGGCCATCCACTACTCAGTGCGCAGACAAAAATACAATCTGAATATGGGGCTGCTGTGTCTGGTATTTATTCTCTTTGGTTTCAGTTCCTATTTGATGATCCTGATCAGAGCTGATGCAAAAACCAACATTAACCTGAGTAACCCGGATCAGCCTTTCTCTCTTTACGAGTATCTGGGCAGAGTGAACTATGGGTCAACCCCACTGGTTTACGGGAATACTTTTGATGCTAAGGTAGTGGAGAATAAAGAAACTGGAAATACTTATCGCAAAGGGACTTCAAAGTATGAGATATCCGGCAAAACCTATAAGACCACTTATGACAAAAACATGTTGTTTCCGAGAACTTTCAGTCAGAAACCCGGACATGATAAATATTATCAGCAATGGCTGAACCTCAGCGAAGGACAAACGCCAACATTTACTCAGAACCTTACTTTTTTCACGTCATGGCAGCTTAACTATATGTACTGGCGTTATTTCTTATGGAATTTTGTGGGCAGACAGAACGATATACAGGGCCATGGAGGAATAGAAAATGGCAACTGGATATCCGGCATTAAAACACTGGATGCTATACGTCTGGGCAATCAGTCTGACCTGCCTGCAACTGTGACCACCAATGCCGCACATAATGTTTATTACGGTTTCCCGCTGATTCTTGGAATTGCCGGCCTGATCTGGTTATACCGCAGAAACAAAACTGATGTCATTGTAATTCTTACTTTGTTTTTCTTTACCGGAATAGCGATTATACTTTATCTTAACCAGGATCCTTTGCAGCCCAGAGAAAGAGATTATGCTTATGTGGGTTCTTTTTATGCCTTTGCCATCTTTATTGGTTTTGGTGTCCTCGCAGTCAAAGAAATCCTTTCCAGGGTTACCAGACAAAGACTGAGCCTGATTATGGCTACTGGTATATGTTTACTGACAGTTCCTGTATTAATGGGCATACAGGGATGGGACGACCATGACCGCTCGCATAAAAGTACTGCAACCGACTGGGCTAAAAACTATTTAAATTCCTGTGCTCCGAATGCTATACTTTTCACCAATGCAGATAATGATACTTTCCCGCTCTGGTACGCGCAGGAAGTTGAAGGATTCAGAACAGATGTAAGAGTAATCTGTATGCAGTTCCTTCCTGATGCTTCTTTTATTAATCAATTGAAGAAAAGGGTGAATAACTCCGCCCCTCTTCCTATCAGTATGGGAGAAGAAAAATATGTTTCCGGTGTCAGGGATTATCTTCCTTATGTAGATTATGGATTAACTGATAGTGTAGAACTCAAAGATCTGTTCTCTGTAATGACTTCCGATAATAAAGAAGATCAGGTACAGATGACTGACGGATCATTCATGAATTTCCTGCCGGCCAGAAAACTCAAACTGACAGTAGATGCGGAACAACTGGTTAAAACACATACCATCACTCCTGCCCAGAAAGCCAATGTCGCAAAAACGATGGAATGGAGCTTTAACAAATCATATGTAAGCAAAGGTGATTTAGCCTTGTTTGATATCCTGGTCCATAACAATTGGGAACGCCCGATATATTTTGCGACTTCAGTATCAGAAGATACTTATGCCGGGCTGGATAAATATCTTTACCTGGAAGGTTATGCCTACCGTCTGTTACCTTTTAAAAGCGAAACAAACGATCTCCGTGATAAAAGTGACAAAACAAATTCTGATGTCATGTATAGCAATGTCATGAACAAAATAGATTATTCAGGATTTCATAAAGCCTCGTATCTGGATCAGGAATCTAAAAGAATCGTATTTTCCACCTGGGGATTTAACAATACACTGGCTGCTAATCTGATTATGGAAGGAAAGCCAGCTCAGGCAACCCGATTGCTGCAGAAATGTTTAAAAGATTTACCATTAAACAATTATACGGTCAGAGATACGATTAACAGAATTTATACTATTCAGAATTTATATGCACTGAATCACCAGAAGGAGGCTAATCTGCTAACTAAACAAACTACTGATTTCCTGGCTCACGAATTCAATTATGTCTGTACACTTTCACCAGAATTTCAACAGGGCTATTTGCAAAATACAAGAATAAGTCTGTATGTGCTGGGTGAACTTGATAAATTGACTGCCGGCTACAAACAACAGGAGCTTAACAAAACGATTAAAAGTATATATAGTCAAATGATAGATCAGTCGGGTATCAGCAGGAGCTGA
- a CDS encoding PadR family transcriptional regulator has protein sequence MSTANGMLKGSLQTIILKLLQENDKMYGYEITQKVKEITSGEIKLTEGAMYPSLHKMEAEGMLSTSTELVDNRVRKYYTLTTAGKKEVENKLQEAESFIGNLQLLLNLKSKLS, from the coding sequence ATGAGTACAGCAAACGGAATGTTAAAAGGCAGTCTTCAAACTATCATTTTGAAACTCCTTCAGGAAAATGATAAGATGTATGGTTATGAAATCACACAGAAAGTAAAAGAAATCACGAGCGGTGAAATTAAACTTACTGAAGGTGCAATGTATCCCAGTCTGCATAAAATGGAGGCCGAAGGGATGTTGTCTACCAGTACCGAACTGGTAGATAACAGGGTACGCAAATACTATACACTCACTACCGCAGGAAAAAAAGAAGTAGAAAACAAACTCCAGGAAGCGGAGAGTTTTATCGGGAATCTGCAATTACTGCTTAACCTAAAATCCAAACTCTCATGA